A part of Amycolatopsis camponoti genomic DNA contains:
- a CDS encoding Wadjet anti-phage system protein JetD domain-containing protein: MNALAERLAEHVAASPVQRVELVDLYAAAVAFDRSLATTPTARSEIRAALDELVAAGQVAFPVARRHFDTREEPALPKWVRLPPRPRPGRAPRDVRVWPAALEAAGRIAARDDEIGVLEIAAVFLRDKGASRPSVPVRERSLELFGDEKRLDRLKSTRLFASGALTLDLLRCHEVPIPFVSQWVAGAPDPRGTALLIAENHHTYTSLLEATRLSAAAGGPARHVGYGTGSQFPSAVLSVPLLSPQPDRIVYFGDVDLKGLQIPATASLNSQRAGLPAVEPAYPLYDLLFATSYRRPAEPVAERVAVQVAGWLGPLAGQAQDVLTAGTRIPQEAVGYELLMARLPALDAA; the protein is encoded by the coding sequence GTGAACGCGTTGGCCGAGCGGCTCGCCGAGCACGTCGCGGCGTCGCCGGTGCAGCGAGTGGAGTTGGTTGACCTCTACGCGGCCGCGGTCGCCTTCGACCGAAGCCTGGCCACGACGCCGACCGCCCGAAGCGAGATTCGCGCGGCGCTGGACGAGCTGGTAGCGGCCGGTCAGGTGGCGTTCCCCGTGGCACGTCGGCATTTCGACACGCGGGAGGAGCCTGCGCTGCCGAAATGGGTACGTCTCCCGCCTCGCCCGCGTCCCGGTCGTGCGCCGCGGGACGTTCGAGTCTGGCCGGCGGCGCTCGAGGCCGCGGGACGCATCGCCGCCCGCGACGACGAGATCGGGGTCCTTGAGATCGCCGCAGTTTTCCTGCGCGACAAAGGTGCGTCGCGCCCGAGTGTGCCGGTCCGCGAACGTTCGTTGGAACTGTTCGGCGACGAGAAGCGGCTGGACCGCCTGAAGTCGACGCGCTTGTTCGCCTCGGGCGCGTTGACGTTGGACCTCCTGCGCTGTCACGAGGTGCCTATTCCCTTCGTCTCGCAGTGGGTGGCGGGGGCCCCGGACCCGCGCGGTACCGCGCTGCTGATCGCGGAGAACCACCACACCTACACGTCGCTGCTCGAAGCCACGCGGCTCAGCGCTGCCGCCGGCGGCCCGGCTCGGCACGTCGGCTACGGGACCGGCAGCCAGTTCCCCTCGGCGGTCTTGTCCGTCCCGCTCCTGTCTCCGCAGCCGGACCGGATCGTGTATTTCGGCGACGTCGATCTCAAAGGTCTGCAGATCCCGGCCACCGCGAGTCTCAACTCCCAGCGTGCGGGGCTTCCGGCGGTCGAGCCCGCGTACCCGCTCTACGACCTCCTGTTCGCGACGTCTTACCGACGTCCTGCTGAGCCGGTGGCCGAGCGCGTCGCCGTACAGGTCGCGGGCTGGCTGGGGCCCTTGGCCGGGCAAGCCCAGGACGTGCTGACGGCCGGTACGCGGATCCCGCAGGAGGCCGTGGGGTACGAGCTGCTGATGGCTCGTCTTCCCGCGCTGGATGCCGCCTGA
- a CDS encoding response regulator transcription factor has protein sequence MPKAVDAEDLLIAIKTAAGGGAYVSVMVAEMIVEDHADWPMTAGEVEPSPRDEQVMQLLATGERDVDIALIFDIGVRTVLGYLDRIRDKTGVRRRPDLVKTAV, from the coding sequence TTGCCGAAAGCCGTGGACGCCGAGGACCTGCTGATCGCGATCAAAACGGCCGCCGGCGGCGGCGCGTACGTCTCGGTGATGGTCGCCGAGATGATCGTCGAGGACCATGCTGACTGGCCGATGACCGCGGGCGAGGTCGAGCCGTCGCCGCGCGACGAGCAGGTGATGCAGCTGTTGGCGACGGGGGAGCGGGACGTCGACATCGCGCTGATCTTCGACATCGGCGTTCGGACGGTGCTGGGCTACCTCGACCGGATCCGCGACAAGACAGGTGTGCGGCGGCGACCAGACCTGGTCAAGACGGCCGTCTGA
- a CDS encoding alpha/beta fold hydrolase yields the protein MTTLLDGITSAKVPTDRLTAHVLEVAGREHGEPVVFVHGNISSSAFWQESMLDLPRRYRPIAVDLRGFGGTDPLPVDATRGVRDYADDVVATLVALGVGAAHLVGWSMGGGVVLQLLREHPALARTVTLVDPVSPYGYGGTKGADGELVDAAGAGSGGGGANPDFVTRLKDGDTSDESPFSPKQVLLAFYVKPPCHPARIDDLVESMLTTRVGDDHYPGDFTTTDAWPGVAPGTRGVLNTMAPGHFRLDDLDAIEPKPPILWVRGADDQIVSDTSMFDLAHLGRLGAVPGWPGEATHPAQPMVTQTRAVLDRYAAAGGHYREVVIADTGHSPHIEKPREFSAALLEGLAKA from the coding sequence GTGACCACACTCCTCGACGGAATCACTTCGGCGAAGGTGCCGACCGACCGGCTGACCGCGCACGTGCTGGAGGTGGCCGGCCGCGAGCACGGCGAGCCGGTCGTGTTCGTGCACGGCAACATCTCGTCCTCGGCCTTCTGGCAGGAGTCGATGCTCGACCTCCCGCGGCGGTACCGCCCGATCGCGGTGGACCTGCGCGGCTTCGGCGGCACCGACCCGCTGCCGGTGGACGCGACGCGGGGGGTGCGCGACTACGCCGACGACGTGGTCGCCACGCTGGTCGCGCTGGGCGTCGGCGCCGCGCACCTGGTCGGCTGGAGCATGGGCGGCGGCGTGGTGCTGCAGCTGCTGCGCGAGCACCCCGCGCTCGCGCGCACCGTGACGCTGGTCGACCCGGTCTCGCCCTACGGCTACGGCGGCACCAAGGGCGCGGACGGCGAGCTGGTCGACGCGGCGGGCGCCGGCTCGGGCGGCGGCGGCGCCAACCCGGACTTCGTCACCCGGCTCAAGGACGGCGACACCTCGGACGAGTCGCCGTTCTCCCCCAAACAGGTGCTGCTGGCCTTCTACGTCAAACCGCCGTGCCACCCCGCCCGCATCGACGACCTCGTCGAGTCGATGCTCACCACCCGGGTCGGCGACGACCACTACCCCGGCGACTTCACCACGACCGACGCGTGGCCGGGCGTCGCGCCGGGCACCCGTGGCGTGCTCAACACCATGGCGCCCGGCCATTTCCGCCTCGACGACCTCGACGCGATCGAGCCCAAGCCCCCGATCCTCTGGGTGCGCGGAGCGGACGACCAGATCGTGTCCGACACGTCCATGTTCGACCTCGCCCACCTCGGTCGGCTCGGCGCGGTGCCCGGCTGGCCGGGCGAGGCCACCCACCCCGCCCAGCCGATGGTCACCCAGACCAGAGCCGTCCTCGACCGCTACGCCGCGGCGGGCGGGCACTACCGCGAGGTGGTCATCGCAGACACCGGGCACAGCCCACACATCGAGAAACCGAGAGAGTTCTCGGCGGCGCTGCTCGAGGGGCTGGCCAAGGCCTGA
- a CDS encoding esterase/lipase family protein, translating into MRLLSLVAAAAVVVGVEVAAPAPPVASAAPAYLTNEATFGTVANGWAKVERYRDTTPGFADEQYPPDGRGNQDGQRLTFFGGVAQPSSSRFLLYSAPGWSTGAKTTPVLLVHGANDNPDRAWANPNESGGFGCGSATCPSTGLMQYLSSRGYRVFAIGFAHKQGENRQQAQQVGDAIALIKARLGVSQVDLVGWSKGELSTRMYVSSVKPPWGRTDAGDVRKLITLGGPNGGYDYPFAHGYAHDLSIWPECGVNINAPSPHTRMTCYGAYTYHPELSITPTAGWDTYPGQRQMLARFDGTFGVDGSQQDWYTTYYGGQGFYTDGTGIQAAIDAGSMISAIQSAGTPASVSVYLLAGGSPNIVGVFNENRGPSDGIVFVASALNSTGIGHLAATALVGSVNHLQLGWASASMSQVTSWLA; encoded by the coding sequence GTGCGCCTGCTCAGCCTGGTGGCCGCTGCCGCCGTCGTCGTCGGTGTGGAGGTCGCCGCGCCGGCACCGCCGGTCGCCTCGGCCGCCCCCGCCTACCTGACCAACGAGGCGACGTTCGGCACCGTCGCCAACGGGTGGGCCAAGGTGGAGCGCTACCGCGACACCACACCGGGATTCGCCGACGAGCAGTATCCGCCGGACGGACGGGGCAACCAGGACGGGCAGCGGCTGACCTTCTTCGGCGGCGTGGCGCAGCCGTCCTCGTCGCGGTTCCTGCTCTACTCCGCACCCGGCTGGTCGACCGGCGCGAAGACCACGCCGGTGCTGCTGGTCCACGGGGCCAACGACAACCCCGACCGGGCCTGGGCCAACCCGAACGAATCCGGCGGCTTCGGATGCGGTTCGGCGACCTGCCCGTCGACCGGGCTGATGCAGTACCTCAGCTCGCGCGGGTACCGGGTGTTCGCCATCGGCTTCGCGCACAAGCAGGGCGAGAACCGCCAGCAGGCACAGCAGGTCGGCGACGCGATCGCGCTGATCAAGGCCCGGCTGGGCGTGAGCCAGGTCGACCTCGTCGGCTGGAGCAAGGGAGAGCTGTCCACCCGGATGTACGTCTCCTCGGTGAAGCCCCCGTGGGGCCGGACCGACGCCGGCGACGTGCGCAAGCTGATCACCCTCGGCGGCCCGAACGGTGGCTACGACTACCCGTTCGCGCACGGCTACGCGCACGACCTGTCGATCTGGCCGGAGTGCGGCGTCAACATCAACGCGCCGAGCCCGCACACCAGGATGACCTGCTACGGCGCGTACACCTACCACCCGGAACTGTCGATCACCCCCACCGCCGGCTGGGACACCTACCCCGGGCAGCGGCAGATGCTGGCCCGCTTCGACGGCACGTTCGGCGTGGACGGCTCGCAGCAGGACTGGTACACGACCTACTACGGCGGCCAGGGTTTCTACACCGACGGGACGGGCATCCAGGCCGCGATCGACGCCGGGTCGATGATCTCCGCCATCCAGTCCGCCGGCACCCCGGCAAGCGTCTCGGTGTACCTGCTGGCCGGCGGCTCGCCCAACATCGTCGGCGTGTTCAACGAGAACCGGGGCCCGAGCGACGGCATCGTGTTCGTGGCCAGCGCGTTGAACAGCACGGGCATCGGGCACCTCGCCGCGACGGCGCTGGTCGGTTCGGTGAACCACTTGCAGCTGGGCTGGGCGTCGGCGTCGATGTCCCAGGTGACGAGCTGGCTGGCGTGA
- a CDS encoding RNaseH domain-containing protein: protein MTGDKRLSLLAYPLTEVLHGTAHVHRLPTSVDDAWSRLRARYRVRVRREVNLPYSGLATALRAYSSACVNLFPASKHQAPQRLVSSAPLDRRDVHDAFVLWEQAVLGVPDDEIVFSYPSELADLVADSAVEQVSLAEQVHHIGDQPDAPNWVYDAATWECARRLAGMPWRVDGREVPLRADTDGNLVVWADQALWSSAWKEGGELCYAALRVRLLMKTLPGVRTPVVVVDPSVSRLSRWLRGARSAWLAPRRGDDPLLCLTMEGRGARIEVTSGIALSVSHRLRGENLLEPGDLDLAGVPGRLRALVPKSVRFPIGRGVGMYTVRELSRYAAEAFEVPNVTACEVRGHRFSGQAKRVVTAGRDADLLDESGLPAIIKASGGERLRVLALYHTQRTRARLQRLLAHHFARPYLSEGVPEDTVVQAGAHVEVVFHHAASLLAHGSGHRERDAALNQVPHLVAPDGTRVLALCETEFDGRPLDEDAKPVVSRMLAERGVLAQFLATAEGAEDPAKDHAGNNAVADLLRAAGLVHPRLTAALASGSLGTTDPVTYVGLHVRAQRGAAWTKGAPKLSWSLVAMIPDGEHWRTLAYQFSPHPKTGRGTGWQDYFIANTAFRAQPLPGGKRQDEGLVAAIDTALGQLRPHVATGAGYVVMISGDSSRSLWPLLANKNLDVEPDAAGRVGGRPALPGWDPALGHRPRAVVRVTSGTRDLPRPVEVRKPAAEAGKDPRTVKTTRSLYRLDGSVSANTWILANIPRQFAGGGRHSRAGLDSGRWSTDAETGKHTWYAHTSTEIVVVGSDSDPQRYAVAAARLCDHAVSWDGRTSYPAPIHLAALMDRNHPEYRRTVDWTEETQD, encoded by the coding sequence ATGACCGGTGACAAAAGGCTTTCCCTGCTGGCCTATCCACTCACCGAGGTGCTGCACGGGACAGCGCACGTCCACCGGCTGCCGACCAGCGTCGACGACGCGTGGAGCCGACTGCGGGCTCGCTACCGGGTGAGGGTGCGCAGAGAGGTCAATCTCCCCTACTCGGGGCTGGCTACGGCACTGCGCGCCTACAGCAGCGCCTGCGTGAATCTGTTTCCCGCCAGCAAACACCAGGCACCACAGCGACTTGTCTCCAGCGCCCCGCTGGACCGGCGTGACGTCCACGACGCCTTCGTGCTGTGGGAGCAGGCGGTGCTCGGCGTACCTGATGACGAGATCGTCTTCAGCTACCCGAGCGAGCTGGCGGACCTGGTCGCCGACAGCGCGGTCGAGCAGGTGTCACTCGCCGAGCAGGTGCACCACATCGGTGACCAGCCCGACGCCCCGAACTGGGTTTACGACGCCGCCACGTGGGAGTGCGCTCGCAGGCTGGCCGGCATGCCGTGGCGAGTCGATGGCCGCGAGGTGCCGCTGCGAGCGGACACCGACGGGAACCTGGTGGTCTGGGCCGATCAGGCGTTGTGGTCCAGCGCCTGGAAGGAGGGTGGCGAACTCTGCTACGCGGCACTGCGAGTCCGGCTGCTCATGAAGACGTTGCCCGGTGTCCGGACCCCGGTCGTGGTGGTCGACCCGTCGGTGTCGCGCTTGAGCCGGTGGCTCAGAGGCGCCCGCAGTGCCTGGTTGGCACCGCGCCGCGGCGACGACCCACTGCTTTGCCTCACCATGGAGGGCCGCGGCGCCAGGATCGAGGTGACGAGCGGCATCGCTTTGTCGGTGTCGCATCGTCTCCGCGGCGAGAACCTGCTCGAGCCCGGCGACCTCGACCTCGCCGGCGTCCCGGGACGGCTGCGGGCCCTGGTGCCGAAATCGGTCCGGTTCCCGATCGGCCGCGGCGTGGGCATGTACACCGTGCGCGAACTGAGCCGCTACGCCGCGGAAGCGTTCGAGGTGCCGAACGTGACCGCCTGCGAAGTGCGGGGCCACCGGTTCTCCGGGCAAGCCAAGCGGGTCGTCACCGCAGGTCGGGACGCCGATCTGCTCGACGAGAGCGGACTGCCCGCGATCATCAAGGCCTCCGGCGGCGAGCGGCTGCGCGTCCTGGCGCTGTACCACACCCAGCGCACCCGCGCCCGGCTGCAGCGGCTGCTGGCCCACCACTTCGCCCGGCCATACCTCTCGGAGGGTGTCCCGGAGGACACGGTGGTCCAAGCCGGAGCACACGTCGAAGTCGTGTTCCACCATGCGGCCTCGCTGCTGGCCCACGGCAGCGGACACCGCGAGCGCGACGCGGCGCTCAATCAGGTTCCGCACCTCGTCGCTCCGGATGGGACCCGAGTCCTGGCGCTGTGTGAAACCGAGTTCGACGGCCGGCCGCTCGACGAGGACGCGAAGCCGGTGGTCAGCCGGATGCTCGCCGAGCGCGGTGTCTTGGCCCAGTTCCTCGCGACGGCCGAGGGCGCGGAGGATCCGGCGAAAGACCATGCGGGCAACAACGCCGTGGCCGACCTGCTGCGGGCCGCTGGTCTGGTTCACCCAAGGTTGACCGCTGCGCTGGCCTCGGGCAGCCTCGGGACGACTGATCCAGTCACTTACGTCGGCCTGCACGTGCGAGCACAGCGGGGGGCGGCCTGGACCAAGGGCGCACCGAAGCTCAGCTGGTCGCTCGTCGCCATGATTCCCGACGGGGAGCACTGGCGGACTCTCGCTTATCAATTCTCACCGCACCCGAAGACCGGCAGGGGAACCGGGTGGCAGGACTACTTCATCGCGAACACGGCGTTCCGCGCCCAGCCGCTGCCTGGTGGCAAGCGGCAGGACGAAGGCCTCGTCGCGGCGATCGACACCGCACTTGGTCAGCTGCGCCCGCACGTGGCCACCGGTGCGGGCTACGTGGTGATGATCTCCGGCGACAGCTCGCGCTCGTTGTGGCCGCTGCTGGCGAACAAGAACCTCGACGTCGAACCGGACGCCGCGGGCCGGGTCGGCGGGCGGCCGGCGTTGCCCGGCTGGGATCCTGCGCTCGGGCATCGGCCGCGAGCCGTCGTCCGCGTCACGTCGGGAACGCGCGACCTGCCGCGTCCGGTCGAGGTGCGCAAACCCGCTGCCGAGGCTGGAAAAGACCCGCGCACCGTGAAGACGACACGGTCGCTGTACCGGCTCGACGGTTCGGTCTCCGCCAACACGTGGATCTTGGCCAACATCCCTCGTCAGTTCGCCGGCGGCGGACGGCACAGCCGAGCGGGCCTCGACAGCGGGCGCTGGTCCACGGACGCGGAAACGGGCAAGCACACGTGGTATGCCCACACCAGCACCGAGATCGTGGTCGTCGGATCGGACTCGGACCCGCAACGCTACGCCGTCGCAGCGGCGCGGCTGTGCGACCACGCGGTGTCCTGGGACGGGCGAACGAGCTATCCGGCGCCGATTCACCTGGCGGCGTTGATGGATCGCAACCACCCCGAGTACCGGCGGACCGTCGACTGGACCGAAGAAACGCAGGACTAA